The DNA segment CGCCTGGCGGGTCCCGGCGGCGGGCGAGGGCGGCGGAGCGGTCCGTGGCCGAGATCCGCACCCGCGCCCGTCCAAAGGACCCGCGCCGTATCCTCTGACGCACCATGGCCGAAGCGAGTCTCGTACCCGTCCCCGCCGGCTGGCCCGGCACGGAGGAGCACGCCAGGGCCGTCCAGGAGGATCTGCGCGCCCGGGTGGTGGTCGACGAGCCGGGCCCGCCGCCCGGCACCGGCCGGGTGACCGGCGTCGACGTCGCGTACGACGACGAGCGGGACGTCGTCGCGGCGGCGGCCGTGGTCCTCGACGCCGCCACGCTCGACGTCCTGGAGGAGGCCACGGCGGCGAGCCGCGTCGCCTTCCCGTACGTCCCCGGGCTGCTGGCCTTCCGCGAACTGCCCGCCGTGCTCGCCGCCCTGGAATCGCTCGCCGGCGACCCCGGGCTCGTGGTCTGCGACGGCTACGGCAGGGCCCACCCGCGCCGCTTCGGACTCGCCAGCCACCTCGGGGTGCTCACCGGGCTGCCCACCGTCGGCGTCGCCAAGAACCCGTTCACCTTCACGTACGCCGATCCGCCCCCCGCCCGGGGCTCGGTCTCGCCGCTGCTGGACGAGGGGGAGACGGTCGGCCGCGCGCTGCGCACCCAGGAGAGCGTCAAGCCCGTCTTCGTCTCGGTCGGGCACCGCGTGGACCTGGACACCGCCTGCGCCCACACGCTCGCACTCGCGCCCCGCTTCCGGCTCCCCGAGACCACCCGGCGCGCCGACGCCCTCTGCCGCCGCGCACTGCGCGCGGCCACGTCCTAGCCCGGAAAGCGCCACGCGAGCGGCGAGGAAAGCGTGGAAACTGAGCGCTTGCTTGCCCGTGGCTTGTGCGGGCACGGTGCGCCTTCCTAACATCAGCAGTGTTACATCGGTTGTGTCACAGAGCTGGGGGCCCGATGGCGGCGGCAGGGACCGCTCAGGTTCATCAGACGGCAGCGCGCGGCCCGCTGACCGGGGTGCGGGTGGTGGAGCTCGCGGGCATCGGGCCGGCCCCGTTCGCCGGCATGCTCCTCGCGGACCTCGGCGCCGACGTCGTCCGCGTGGACCGC comes from the Streptomyces sp. TS71-3 genome and includes:
- a CDS encoding endonuclease V, producing the protein MAEASLVPVPAGWPGTEEHARAVQEDLRARVVVDEPGPPPGTGRVTGVDVAYDDERDVVAAAAVVLDAATLDVLEEATAASRVAFPYVPGLLAFRELPAVLAALESLAGDPGLVVCDGYGRAHPRRFGLASHLGVLTGLPTVGVAKNPFTFTYADPPPARGSVSPLLDEGETVGRALRTQESVKPVFVSVGHRVDLDTACAHTLALAPRFRLPETTRRADALCRRALRAATS